The Streptomyces achromogenes DNA segment GAAGCCGAAGATCGTGCGGGCGGCGGCCCGGCTGGGCCAGGTGCTCGTGTCGAGCCGAACGCGATCAGCGGGTTTGCCTGACCGCGCCGACGCCGGTGACGGTCCGCCGGGCACAGCCCGCATGTCTTCCAGTGGCTGTGGGAGGGAGGCTCGCCCAGCGACGGGCTCGCCGCACCGGGCTGGGAATGCGCAGGTTGGGTTAAGTGATGGGGTAAGTTTCTGGATAAGTGATGTCGGGTGCTGAGATGAGGGTGCAGGGAATGGCATCTGAGGAAGAGTTGTTCGCGTCGGTTGACGCTCTGTTGAACGAGGAGCCGCATCTGCCGCCTCCGGCGGAGCGTGCCCGGCTGCGTGAGGCCGCCGGCATCACCCAGGCCCGCCTCGCCACGGCGTTGAAGACGACGACCCAGTCGGTGAAGAACTGGGAGAACGGCCGCAGCGAGCCGAAATCGCCGCGCCTGGACGCCTACCAACGGCTGCTGAACGGGTGGGCGGCGAAGTACCCAGCCCCCGGTAACGCCCCGGCAGCCTCCGTCGCGGCGATGGCGCCCGCGGCGTCTGGCGAGCCTGCCGCGTCCACGGGGGAAACAGCAGATGTCCCGCATGCTCCCGCCGTTGCAGCCGCGACGCCGGCGCGGCCCGCTGACCGGCCGGCCGCGGCATCGCGGCGTCCGGCCCCGAGGAAGGCGGTGCAGTCCGCGGCCGACCCGCGCTTTCCGCACGGGCCGCTCGCCGTGCTGGACGGTGACGGCTCCGCCTACGGCACGGGCGGCATCGTGCTGGACTGCCCCGCGACCACGGTGGTGGAGCTGGTGGAGTGGACGCTGCACGAGTCCGGCCTCGGCGCGCCGAAACTGAACCGCCACGGCAAGGACTCCGACCCCCTGATCGTGCTCACCGCCGCGGCCGCCGTGAAGCTCGGCCTCCCCGAGCGCCTGGAAGGCCACGAACAGCGCCGATCCCTGCGCCTGCCGGAGGACCACCCGGTGGTCAAGCAAGTGGTGAAGGCGAAGTGGAGGCTCACCCAGCGCGGGTTCGGGCCGTGGGCAAGGATCTACCGCAAGGCCCAGGGGCGCGAGCGGCAGTGTGTGCAGCTCGCCATCCTGTCCTGGGACGCCCTCGACGAGCGGGCGTGGCCCGGCGTGACGGAGATGGAACCGGCCGACATCGCCCGCGTCCTGGGCGTCTACGCCACCCGCGTCATCACCCCACGAGGGTCCACGGCCGTCTCCGGGCTGGAGCTGATGACGGCGCTGCGCCCGCCGACGCGCGCCGTACGGGACGAAGCGAGCGGGAACTGGGTTCCCGGCCACAACCCCGGTTCGCTCGGCACGGAGCCGATGGACCCGGCCCCGCCGGAGGCCACCCCTGAGCACCCCGTCGTCGTGGACTCCGGCTGGAGGGGCGGGTTCCTCAACGAGGAGGCGTACCAGTGGGTTCGGCCGGTGGAGCTCCTCAGCGACGAGGAGTGCACGCTGCCGTACGCCGTCGGCCTCGACCTCAACACCGCCTTCCTCGCCGCCGCAGCCCGCCTGGTCGTCGGCCTCAGCGCCCCCGACCACTTCCGCGCCCCGACGTTCAACCCGAAGATCCCCGGCTCCTGGCTGGTCGACCTCTCCCACATCGAGGTGAACCCGCGCCTGCCCTCGCCGTTCACCCCGGACGGCACCCGGCCGACCGGCCCCGCCTGGTACCAGACCCACACCGTCGCCTACGCCCAGGAACTCGGCTACAACGTCACCCCGCTGGAGGCGTATCTGCGCCGGGAGACCGGCGCGTACCTCGATCCGTGGCACGACCGCCTCAAGGAGGCCTACGCCGACACTCTCGCCGACCTCGGCGTCACCAAGGAGCTCACGGACGTCGAGTTTCTGACCGCCATGGAGCGGTACAAGGATGCCGACCCCGCCATGGCGGCCGTCCTCGCCGCGATCAAGGCCACGGTCAAGGGCGGCATCGGCAAGCTGCGCGAGCGCCCCCAGGGCAAGCGCTACAAGGAGGGCGAACGGTGGCCGGCCCTGCAGCGCCCGACGTGGCGCCCCGACATCCGCGCCGCCGTCATCTCCAAGGCCCGGGTCAACATGCACCGCAAACTCGCCAACATGGCCAGGATGACCGGCCTGTACCCGCTCGCCGTGCTCTCCGACTGCGTCGTCTACCCCTCATCGGGTGACAGCCCGCTCGACTTCCTGCCCTACGCCGCCTCCGGCAAGCCCCAGCCCGGCGCCTTCCGCCTCGGGCCCAACCCGGGCCTGGCCAAGCTGGAAGGCGTCCAGACGATGCTGTGGGCGGTCGACCTGATGGAGAAGGGCTACAACCCGGCCCGGCACATCAAAGGCGGCGACGCCGTCCTCGACGAAGGAGAGTAGGCGGCGTGGACACCGGCACCGGCACCGCACCGTCGCTGCAGGCCACAGGCCGACCGCGGACCCGCCCCGGCGTTCAGGAACCAGCAGTACGCCACACGCGCCCTGTGCAGCCGGCGCGGCACCCGCACGACCGTCCGCGCCCCACGCACCGGACCCGGTTCCCGGGCCTGGCCGACACGGACAGCAACAACCCCACCGCCGAGAAGGGCTGAGCCGTGGCAGAGATCGAGGACGCCATCGAGCGCGCCGACCTGGAAGCCTTCACCCGCCAACCGCCCAAGACCCTCCAGGCCCGTATCAACTTCCTGATCAAGCAGCTCAAGACGACCAAAGCCGTCGCCGCGGAACTCGGAGTCAGCCAGCGCTCGGTGGAGCGCTACCGCAAAGGCGAACGCAAGCACCCGCCCAAAGCGATCGCGGACCGCATCGAGGCCGCCGTACGGCAACGGTGGCAGCCACAGGTCCGCAAACGCCGACAGAAGCGGGCCGCCACCACGGGCGGGATCACCGTGGAGACCAGGGCCCGGTTCGGCTACACCGCACCCGTCGGCACCACCGACGACGGAAGGTTCCGACGACTGACCGTCCACCTCCCCCCGGCCTACGCACAACGCCTCTTCAACGCCCGCAACGCCGGAGCCGACGACCGACAACTGCGCCAGATCATCGCCGAAGGCCTCAAAGACATCTACTTCCAAGACAGCGGAACCCGCGCCACCGGACTCACCGACGTCACCCTCAATGACATCGACTACCTCGACCTCGACTACTGACCCCCGAAGATCGCCAGCCGTGGGCAGCGACGGTCTCTCGCGGTGGTTTGACGTGCGTTTACGGACCCTCTAGCCAATCGGTGTACCAGCTGCGAAAGCCGGGGCTCACCGGTACGAAGCCGCCCCAGTCCGGATCGATCTGCCAGACCTGGCCGGCGCGCGGGCCGTTCAGGACCAGCCGGATGAAGATGCCGCATGCCCGTTCGGCCAGCATGAGCGTGCCCCGGGTCAGCACATCGGCCGGTGCGCCGATCCGGCCGGGCAGGGGTGTGGTGAGAGGGAAAGGCTCGGCGAGTCGGCCCGGCAGTCCGTCTTCCTCCCACTCGCCGTCCACGGCCCACTCCTCGCCGGCCTCCGGGCGGGGGAGGGCCAACGGCATCAATCCGTGGCAGGGACCGGCGGGGCCGTTGCCCACCTCCGCGACGAAGGACCGGTATTCCATCGGCAGATCGATGCCGTGCGATTCCTCGAATGCTCGGATCTCCGCCTCTGGCAACCGAGGTGCCAGTTCGTACTGGTGCGTGTGAGCTCCGAAGCGCTTCTGCCCCGGGTCATGAGCTGCCATCGCATGTATCTGTGCGCGTACGCCGTCCTCGTCCCAAGCTTCCATCCGGCGACGGTAGCGTTGAGGTCTGCGACCCGGTATGCCGCACCCTCGCGCCACGCGTCCCAAAGGGAACCGCACCTACGCTGCACTCGATCGCCGCCGCGGCTTGCCGGTCGAGAAGACCACGCTGGGGCGACGGTTGCAGCAGCTGCCCGTCCGGCTGGCCGCCCGTCCCTTCTGGGAGACGAGCGCCGGCCGATCGCCTGCGGCCAGGGTCGGACCCCGGCAGAGGGTCCGGGAGCTGGAGGCAGCCGAAGACCTCCTGACAGATCAGCAGCGGCGGATCCTGGCGTGCATCAGGGTCTGGGTGGCCGGGCGTGCATCAGGGTCTGGGTGGCCGAGAACGGAGAAGCACCCACGATGCGGGACATCGGCCATGGCGTGTGGCCGTTGAGCACGGGATCCCTCGCATGCCAACTAGGCAGACTGGAACAGCTCGGTGTCATGCGCCGCGGCAAAGGACGAATCGCCCTGCGCTGGTGGGTATCTGCGCCTGAGACTCGGGGTTCCGTACGGTACGCGCACCCGACGGTGCATGGGTGGCGTCTCCTGTGGGTCAGTGGCCGGCTGGGCCTTGGCTCGCGTTCCGGGTGTTCGCGGTGGGTGTGGTGGACGGTGCGGGTGCGGTGGTGGGGGTTTTGGTGTGGTTGCGGAGGAGGAGACAGATGAGGATTCCGATGGTCACTACTGCGATGGGGAGGGCTGTGGTGGTGTGGAGGGTGGTCAGGAAGGCGGCCGCGTAGGTCTTGCCGGTGGCGAGTTCGGCGGTGAGTCGGTTCTGGAGCAGGGCGCTGACGGTGGCGGCGCCGATGACGGAGCCGGTCTGGCGGATGGTGTTGTTGATGCCTGACGCGGCGCCTGCGTGGTGGGGTGGGATGTGGCGCATGGTTTCGGCGGTCATGGGGGCGAGGGTGCAGCCGATGCCGAGGCCGGTGAGGAGGGTGGCGGGGAGAAAGGCCTGCCAGGGTGTCGCGGGGCCGGCGGTGAGTGCGATGGCGACGATGCCGCAGGCGTAGAGGGTGAGGCCGGTCAGGAGGAGGGGTTTGCCGCCGATGCGGTCGGCGAGGCGTCCTGCGTAGGGGCCGAGGGCCATGGACACCAGGGACGAGGGGGCGAGGACGAGGCCGGCTTTCATCGCGCTGAGGTGCAGTACGGACTGCAGGTAGAGGTTGAAGGGCAGTACGAGGCCCAGCATGGCGATGGAGATGAGGCCGACCAGCACGGTCATGACGGTGAAGTTGCGGTCTTGGAAGAGGGCGAAGGGGACGAGGGGTTCGCGGTCCTGGGTGGCGCGCTGGTGCAGCAGAAAGGCGCCGGCCAGTGCCAGGCCCGCGGCGATCAGGCCCCAGATTCCCGCCCCCCAGTGGTAGCGCTGGCCTTCCTGGAGGCCGAAGGCGAGGCAGAACAGTGCGGCGGTGGCCAGGAGCACGCCCGTCAGGTCGAAGCGGTGGGTGCGGGCGGGGCGGATGTCGGGGACGAGCGTGAAGGTCAGGGCGAGCGCTGCGATGCCGAGGGGCACATTCACCAGGAAGATCCAGCGCCAGCCGACGGTGGAGACGAGGACGCCGCCCAGGGTGGGGCCGGCCAGGGTGGCCGCGCCTGCGACCATGCCCCAGATCCCCAGCGCCGCGCCGCGTCGGTGGGCGGGGAACACCGAC contains these protein-coding regions:
- the tpg gene encoding telomere-protecting terminal protein Tpg, with product MAEIEDAIERADLEAFTRQPPKTLQARINFLIKQLKTTKAVAAELGVSQRSVERYRKGERKHPPKAIADRIEAAVRQRWQPQVRKRRQKRAATTGGITVETRARFGYTAPVGTTDDGRFRRLTVHLPPAYAQRLFNARNAGADDRQLRQIIAEGLKDIYFQDSGTRATGLTDVTLNDIDYLDLDY
- a CDS encoding DHA2 family efflux MFS transporter permease subunit, with amino-acid sequence MRKWRSNPWAVLVTLSLGFFMTLLDLTIVNIAIPDMISGLGATLDEALWTVSGYALALSVSLITASRLGDLHGPRTLFAAGLTVFTLASIACGLAPGAAALIAARAVQGVGAALLVPQTMTLIVSVFPAHRRGAALGIWGMVAGAATLAGPTLGGVLVSTVGWRWIFLVNVPLGIAALALTFTLVPDIRPARTHRFDLTGVLLATAALFCLAFGLQEGQRYHWGAGIWGLIAAGLALAGAFLLHQRATQDREPLVPFALFQDRNFTVMTVLVGLISIAMLGLVLPFNLYLQSVLHLSAMKAGLVLAPSSLVSMALGPYAGRLADRIGGKPLLLTGLTLYACGIVAIALTAGPATPWQAFLPATLLTGLGIGCTLAPMTAETMRHIPPHHAGAASGINNTIRQTGSVIGAATVSALLQNRLTAELATGKTYAAAFLTTLHTTTALPIAVVTIGILICLLLRNHTKTPTTAPAPSTTPTANTRNASQGPAGH
- a CDS encoding SMI1/KNR4 family protein, with product MEAWDEDGVRAQIHAMAAHDPGQKRFGAHTHQYELAPRLPEAEIRAFEESHGIDLPMEYRSFVAEVGNGPAGPCHGLMPLALPRPEAGEEWAVDGEWEEDGLPGRLAEPFPLTTPLPGRIGAPADVLTRGTLMLAERACGIFIRLVLNGPRAGQVWQIDPDWGGFVPVSPGFRSWYTDWLEGP
- the tap gene encoding telomere-associated protein Tap yields the protein MASEEELFASVDALLNEEPHLPPPAERARLREAAGITQARLATALKTTTQSVKNWENGRSEPKSPRLDAYQRLLNGWAAKYPAPGNAPAASVAAMAPAASGEPAASTGETADVPHAPAVAAATPARPADRPAAASRRPAPRKAVQSAADPRFPHGPLAVLDGDGSAYGTGGIVLDCPATTVVELVEWTLHESGLGAPKLNRHGKDSDPLIVLTAAAAVKLGLPERLEGHEQRRSLRLPEDHPVVKQVVKAKWRLTQRGFGPWARIYRKAQGRERQCVQLAILSWDALDERAWPGVTEMEPADIARVLGVYATRVITPRGSTAVSGLELMTALRPPTRAVRDEASGNWVPGHNPGSLGTEPMDPAPPEATPEHPVVVDSGWRGGFLNEEAYQWVRPVELLSDEECTLPYAVGLDLNTAFLAAAARLVVGLSAPDHFRAPTFNPKIPGSWLVDLSHIEVNPRLPSPFTPDGTRPTGPAWYQTHTVAYAQELGYNVTPLEAYLRRETGAYLDPWHDRLKEAYADTLADLGVTKELTDVEFLTAMERYKDADPAMAAVLAAIKATVKGGIGKLRERPQGKRYKEGERWPALQRPTWRPDIRAAVISKARVNMHRKLANMARMTGLYPLAVLSDCVVYPSSGDSPLDFLPYAASGKPQPGAFRLGPNPGLAKLEGVQTMLWAVDLMEKGYNPARHIKGGDAVLDEGE